TGACTCGATGACCTCAACCTTCCTTTTTCTCCCGGCAGAGCTATCTAACCTCTGTTGTCTTGCTAGCTCCGACTTCATTTACCCTGCTTGCAAAACCCTTATATAGaaaaagttaattatattaGACTCTTCTTCATGAATATCTATAATAAAAACCTAAGTATCATTATTTGCCTTTGATCAAAAGGAAGGCATTTATTACTTTGCTTTGGTTGAAAGAGAGGGATTTTATAGCTAAAAGGGATAATATGTTGTTTTATAGTTCCATTTCATGAAACATATATACTTTAATTACTCCCTTTCTTTCACTTTGTTTGTCTTGTCAAAGTTTAACTTAGCACTAAATTTAATCAAGTAAGGAAGATTTTTAAAATTCGTGGTTTAAAATATTCCATTACATTTGAAATATGTAGTCTTAAACATGCCTCGTGTGACTATCAAACTTCTCATTAAGGAAATATACTGAAGTGATTTAGGCATGAAAATCAAGATAATTTATTACATAGTACAataataagaattaataataattttgacatAAAAGTTCTCGTAACTACAAAACTTGCACATATTTACACATAGTGACGGAGCTAGGATTTTCACAAATTAAGACACTATTCAACAATTCCTTGTTCCTTAGTAAAATTTTTGGCTCCACCACTACTTAGCGGCTTCTGtgtaaagaacataaaaaaccAAGACATAAATAAGGAGCGCAAGGCAACCTATGACACAAACTGTAGCAGCTAGACCAACTGAATTTTCCAAAGTAGCATACAAACCAGTTACAAATGCAATTACAACTGCTGACATTGATAGAAACAGCAAACTTGTTGCAAGATCAAAAGTTTTCAGCAGAATTCTCTGCTCTTTTTTTGTTAAAGTGATTTCTAACTCTCCTCCGGTCTTTGGCATATAAGTCATTGCAATGACAAAGTAGCTAAAGACAGCCCCCGCGGAGCATGCAAAGGCAATGGCATCCGTAACAACAAATGCACAGAATGCTGATTTCTTTGATAGAATCGCCATCCCTTTATCAAAGCTATCTTTATCGCTCTCAAAACCTCCTGGTAGTGTGAAGCCGGCAGCAAAGGTAACCGTCACTAGTAGTGTAGCCACAACTATATGTATTTGAGCTGCATCCCTAATTATTTTGATCGTTCTTTTATCATTATCGTATGAATTCATCTTCGTATATACGAGGGGATGATCGATCTCAACCTTTCTTTTCCTCTTGTCAGATGTATCTAACCTCTGTTGAATGCATTTACCCTGCTTGCAAAaccattatatatatagaaagagtTCATTGTATTAGAATCTCTAAAATAGAAAACTAAGTATCCTTTGACCAAAAGAAATGAATTTGTTACTTGCCTTCATTGGAAGAGAGGGATTTGCTAGATAAACTTTGCCTTACATCAAAAGAAAAGGATGATATGCTGTTTGGATTTTGCTCTATTTTGCTTAGCGATTAGCTCATGAGCCAAATCCAACAAATTTTCAACCAAACCATTTCTTCAGTAGTGAAATGTGTCATTCTTTTTCAAACGAACAGATAAAAAGGTAGCGTACAGCAAAGAGGAACAAAGGTAATAGTAGTACTAGCAGCAgtacacaaaaatatttactaataaAAAATGATCATTGATCATTAGTGACAATTAACTAACAGTAATAGCTTAATGAGCCctctttgtatatgtctttGAAGCCTTTAGtgacattggttctaatgacacttaaataATGCTGGTAAAGAtcttagcactctttattagtaTCTACATTTATTGCttctaaaagttgtttttgttgtagtgattgTCTATTTCTAGAAAAGCATTTGCAACCTATATTTCTACATCTTGTAAGGCTATACATTGTCATCATGAACATCTCTCCCATGGTTTTCTATGAATTCGAAAAACCTAACTCCTTGGCGAAGAGTTTATGCCATGTCGTAAAGAATTTTTACACTATCAGGTTATATTGATCACGTAACTCTCCCGATCAACCATTGCAAGTTTTATAGTAAGTTTCAGGTAGCATTGATCACGATGTCTCTCGCTCTCTACATCGTGTTCTTCCTCTATGCCTTGCTTCCAAGAACATAAGTAACCCACAAGTACATAACAAAAGATATGCAACCGATGACACAGACAGTAACAGCAAGACCAACTGAATGTGCTAAAGTAGCATACATACCAGTTACAAATGCAATCACAACAGCTGACATTGCCACAAGCTGCAAAAAGGTTGCAAACTTATAAAGCCTCATCACAACTGGCAACTCTGTTACAGATATTACACTTGCTGCCATCGCGAAGTAAGTGAATACAGCTACAGCTGATGATGTAAACGCGATGGCATCAGTAACAACAAATGCACGAAATGCACTTCTCCTTAGTAGAATCGCCATCCCTTTATTAGTGCTGTCAATATTGTTGTCAAAACCTCCTGGAGATGTGAAACCAGCAGTGAAGGTGACTGTCATTATTAGAGTTGCAACAACTAAATGTATCTGAGCTGCTTGCATAATATTTTCGCGATCCATTATTCAAAAAACTCCAAATTATTAATGTTCCTGTGTGCATTTCACTTTCGTTTGGATGAAACATTATATAGGAAATTTCAGAAACTCTTGATGAAGTATTTCATTAGTTCTATTATAATTACATTGACTTTGACAGAGTCAGTTGTCAACTCCAAGCCATGAACCATCCCATTTTATAAGTCATT
This DNA window, taken from Solanum lycopersicum chromosome 5, SLM_r2.1, encodes the following:
- the LOC138348990 gene encoding protein ACCELERATED CELL DEATH 6-like, which encodes MNSYDNDKRTIKIIRDAAQIHIVVATLLVTVTFAAGFTLPGGFESDKDSFDKGMAILSKKSAFCAFVVTDAIAFACSAGAVFSYFVIAMTYMPKTGGELEITLTKKEQRILLKTFDLATSLLFLSMSAVVIAFVTGLYATLENSVGLAATVCVIGCLALLIYVLVFYVLYTEAAK
- the LOC109120245 gene encoding protein ACCELERATED CELL DEATH 6-like — protein: MDRENIMQAAQIHLVVATLIMTVTFTAGFTSPGGFDNNIDSTNKGMAILLRRSAFRAFVVTDAIAFTSSAVAVFTYFAMAASVISVTELPVVMRLYKFATFLQLVAMSAVVIAFVTG